One genomic window of Globicephala melas chromosome 8, mGloMel1.2, whole genome shotgun sequence includes the following:
- the CDHR5 gene encoding cadherin-related family member 5 isoform X10 — translation MTSCSTPSRKRPRWPNMTFQLLVRVSRPLPPSSRTPTAPPEPLQPQAPRPDGRAAVLQDTREENVEPSHTATATLVLEVRPADLRAPWFLPCTYSDGFVCVEAQYHGAVPTGHTLSGPLILHPGPIYAVDGDRGIHQPIVYSIIRGNEDGSFSIDANTGNLTMTKSIPSPKTFLLLVKGEQADHARYSVTQVTVEAQAASGSPPRFPQSLYRGTVALGSGVGVAIKDAAAPSQALRIRAQDPEFPDLNSAITYRVTNNSNFRMDGEAMLTDASLVHAGVFYAEVEARNTVTSGTATTVVEVQVSEQEPAPTGPPPSPETAGTTGASSGTTSEAPRPPEPSWGSSTTSSGGDSSPRPSSGTTLRPPASSMPGGPPSAGTSPSSPSASPSGGSAQTSKPGTSLPMSPGPSRTTRPTGLACSSGVPSLPQAGPGVLAVGQQAGSGVASRDAWDRRKQPASGWQARRKPLLGGGYGGAGRGAERAAPSGSHRPHSPRPQALRPPTQVLLWQSAGEALGVGERTGERTGGGGEAAGWRERQRGGRESIREMQGRGEEGRGIHTIAHRWGEGQREAERLATCLWGNRGGLSPGLVWLIAGSRLPPRSPSPKALTTRPSSTTPTRPAGRRLLAPHPVPSRRLPQSLHPQNPSPPARRPSAESPSPLRWPWMGTARPL, via the exons ATGACGTCCTGTTCTACACCCTCCAGGAAGCGACCCCG GTGGCCGAACATGACCTTCCAACTGCTGGTCCGGGTGAGCAGGCCACTCCCGCCCTCATCCCGGACGCCCACGGCCCCACCCGAGCCGCTCCAGCCACAGGCCCCCAGGCCTGACGGCAGGGCTGCGGTGCTGCAGGACACGCGAGAGGAGAACGTGGAGCCCAGCCACACGGCCACAGCCACCTTGGTCCTGGAGGTGCGGCCCGCCGACCTGCGGGCCCCCTGGTTCCTGCCCTGCACGTACTCTGACGGTTTTGTCTGCGTCGAAGCCCAATACCACGGGGCTGTGCCCACAGGCCACACACTG TCAGGACCCCTCATCCTGCATCCTGGGCCCATCTACGCCGTGGACGGGGACCGGGGCATCCATCAGCCCATTGTGTACAGCATCATCAGGG GAAACGAGGATGGCTCGTTCTCCATTGATGCCAACACAGGCAACCTCACCATGACCAAGAGCATCCCCAGCCCCAAGACCTTCCTTCTGCTGGTCAAG GGCGAGCAGGCGGATCACGCCAGGTACTCGGTGACCCAGGTCACGGTGGAGGCCCAGGCCGCCAGCGGGAGCCCGCCCCGCTTCCCCCAGAGCCTGTACCGCGGCACCGTGGCGCTCGGCTCTGGGGTAGGCGTGGCCATCAAGGATGCAGCTGCCCCCTCCCAGGCTCTGAGGATCCGGGCCCAGGATCCTGAGTTCCCA GACCTCAACTCGGCCATCACGTATCGGGTCACCAACAACTCTAACTTCCGGATGGACGGGGAGGCCATGCTGACTGACGCTTCGCTGGTGCACGCCGGGGTCTTCTACGCAGAG GTTGAGGCCAGGAACACGGTGACCTCAGGCACAGCGACCACGGTCGTGGAGGTTCAAGTCTCAGAACAGGAACCCGCCCCCACAG gCCCCCCCCCGTCCCCAGAGACAGCAGGAACAACCGGAGCCTCCAGCGGCACCACGTCGGAAGCCCCTCGGCCCCCTGAGCCCTCTTGGGGGTCCTCCACGACCAGCTCTGGGGGCGACAGCAGCCCGCGCCCCTCCTCAGGCACAACTCTGAGGCCTCCGGCCTCCTCCATGCCTGGGGGGCCCCCCAGTGCGGGAACCAGCCCCTCCTCGCCGTCAGCCTCACCCAGTGGGGGCTCAGCACAGACCTCAAAGCCAGGAACCTCTCTGCCAATGTCCCCTGGACCCAGCAGGACCACCCGGCCTACAG GCCTAGCCTGCTCTTCGGGTGTCCCGAGCTTGCCCCAGGCTGGCCCGGGAGTGCTTGCGGTGGGACAGCAAGCGGGCAGCGGTGTTGCCAGCAGGGACGCCTGGGACCGGAGGAAGCAGCCCGCCAGTGGGTGGCAGGCCAGACGCAAGCCGCTTCTCGGTGGTGGATATGGCGGCGCTGGGCGGGGTGCTGAGCGCGCTGCTCCTTCTGGCTCTCATCGCCCTCATAGTCCTCGTCCACAAGCACTACGGCCACCGACTCAAGTGCTGCTGTGGCAAAGCGCTGGTGAGGCCCTCGGGGTGGGGGAAAGGACAGGAGAGAGGACGGGGGGCGGTGGAGAAGCGGCaggatggagagagaggcagCGTGGAGGCCGGGAGTCCATCCGGGAGATGCAGGGCAGAGGTGAGGAGGGACGGGGCATACACACCATAGCCCACAGAtggggggaagggcagagagaggcagagcgTCTAGCCACCTGTCTCTGGGGGAACAGGGGTGGTCTGAGCCCAGGCCTGGTCTGGTTGATTGCTGGTTCCCGCCTGCCCCCCAGGAGCCCCAGCCCCAAGGCTTTGACAACCAGGCCTTCCTCAACAACCCCGACGAGGCCAGCTGGGCGCCGGCTCCTAGCCCCTCATCCAGTCCCGTCCCGCCGGCTCCCCCAGAGCCTGCACCCCCAGAACCCAAGCCCCCCAGCCCGGAGACCCTCCGCCGAGTCGCCGAGTCCCCTACGGTGGCCCTGGATGGGGACGGCCCGGCCGCTGTGA
- the CDHR5 gene encoding cadherin-related family member 5 isoform X4, whose translation MVTWALLLPLLVAVAQAQGTGGSGRGAGWQAGAWQAPTLPLQLPVCSVEKNSFEVSENTSPGQLLLNITVPEGQQVTLGPSPTRFAFRIQGTQLFLNVTPDYEENSMLEAVLECKRDDTVVTSLRVFVSVLDVNDNPPRFPFVVKVQRVPEDTKVNAVVIPETELKAQDLDKDDVLFYTLQEATPGASGFFSLVGANRPELRLDRSLDFDRWPNMTFQLLVRDTREENVEPSHTATATLVLEVRPADLRAPWFLPCTYSDGFVCVEAQYHGAVPTGHTLSGPLILHPGPIYAVDGDRGIHQPIVYSIIRGNEDGSFSIDANTGNLTMTKSIPSPKTFLLLVKGEQADHARYSVTQVTVEAQAASGSPPRFPQSLYRGTVALGSGVGVAIKDAAAPSQALRIRAQDPEFPDLNSAITYRVTNNSNFRMDGEAMLTDASLVHAGVFYAEVEARNTVTSGTATTVVEVQVSEQEPAPTGPPPSPETAGTTGASSGTTSEAPRPPEPSWGSSTTSSGGDSSPRPSSGTTLRPPASSMPGGPPSAGTSPSSPSASPSGGSAQTSKPGTSLPMSPGPSRTTRPTGLACSSGVPSLPQAGPGVLAVGQQAGSGVASRDAWDRRKQPASGWQARRKPLLGGGYGGAGRGAERAAPSGSHRPHSPRPQALRPPTQVLLWQSAGEALGVGERTGERTGGGGEAAGWRERQRGGRESIREMQGRGEEGRGIHTIAHRWGEGQREAERLATCLWGNRGGLSPGLVWLIAGSRLPPRSPSPKALTTRPSSTTPTRPAGRRLLAPHPVPSRRLPQSLHPQNPSPPARRPSAESPSPLRWPWMGTARPL comes from the exons ATGGTGACTTGGGCCCTACTGCTTCCTCTGCTCGTGGCCGTGGCCCAGGCCCAGGGTACTGGGGGCAGtggcagaggggcggggtggcAGGCAGGGGCCTGGCAGGCACCGACCCTTCCTCTCCAACTTCCAGTCTGCTCTGTGGAAAAGAACTCCTTCGAAGTCAGTGAGAACACGAGTCCCGGGCAGCTACTCCTCaacatcaccgtccctgagggcCAGCAGGTGACCCTCGGACCCTCGCCCACCCGCTTCGCATTTCGGATCCAGGGGACTCAGCTGTTTCTCAATGTGACCCCGGACTACGAG GAGAACTCAATGCTGGAAGCAGTCCTGGAGTGCAAGAGGGATGACACTGTG gtgaCCAGCCTGAGGGTGTTTGTGTCAGTGCTGGATGTCAACGACAACCCGCCCAGGTTCCCCTTTGTAGTCAAGGTCCAAAGGGTGCCAGAG GACACTAAAGTGAATGCCGTCGTCATCCCCGAGACAGAGCTGAAGGCCCAGGACCTCGACAAAGATGACGTCCTGTTCTACACCCTCCAGGAAGCGACCCCG GGTGCCAGCGGCTTCTTCTCTTTGGTGGGTGCGAACCGCCCAGAGCTGCGGCTGGACCGGTCACTGGACTTCGACAGGTGGCCGAACATGACCTTCCAACTGCTGGTCCGG GACACGCGAGAGGAGAACGTGGAGCCCAGCCACACGGCCACAGCCACCTTGGTCCTGGAGGTGCGGCCCGCCGACCTGCGGGCCCCCTGGTTCCTGCCCTGCACGTACTCTGACGGTTTTGTCTGCGTCGAAGCCCAATACCACGGGGCTGTGCCCACAGGCCACACACTG TCAGGACCCCTCATCCTGCATCCTGGGCCCATCTACGCCGTGGACGGGGACCGGGGCATCCATCAGCCCATTGTGTACAGCATCATCAGGG GAAACGAGGATGGCTCGTTCTCCATTGATGCCAACACAGGCAACCTCACCATGACCAAGAGCATCCCCAGCCCCAAGACCTTCCTTCTGCTGGTCAAG GGCGAGCAGGCGGATCACGCCAGGTACTCGGTGACCCAGGTCACGGTGGAGGCCCAGGCCGCCAGCGGGAGCCCGCCCCGCTTCCCCCAGAGCCTGTACCGCGGCACCGTGGCGCTCGGCTCTGGGGTAGGCGTGGCCATCAAGGATGCAGCTGCCCCCTCCCAGGCTCTGAGGATCCGGGCCCAGGATCCTGAGTTCCCA GACCTCAACTCGGCCATCACGTATCGGGTCACCAACAACTCTAACTTCCGGATGGACGGGGAGGCCATGCTGACTGACGCTTCGCTGGTGCACGCCGGGGTCTTCTACGCAGAG GTTGAGGCCAGGAACACGGTGACCTCAGGCACAGCGACCACGGTCGTGGAGGTTCAAGTCTCAGAACAGGAACCCGCCCCCACAG gCCCCCCCCCGTCCCCAGAGACAGCAGGAACAACCGGAGCCTCCAGCGGCACCACGTCGGAAGCCCCTCGGCCCCCTGAGCCCTCTTGGGGGTCCTCCACGACCAGCTCTGGGGGCGACAGCAGCCCGCGCCCCTCCTCAGGCACAACTCTGAGGCCTCCGGCCTCCTCCATGCCTGGGGGGCCCCCCAGTGCGGGAACCAGCCCCTCCTCGCCGTCAGCCTCACCCAGTGGGGGCTCAGCACAGACCTCAAAGCCAGGAACCTCTCTGCCAATGTCCCCTGGACCCAGCAGGACCACCCGGCCTACAG GCCTAGCCTGCTCTTCGGGTGTCCCGAGCTTGCCCCAGGCTGGCCCGGGAGTGCTTGCGGTGGGACAGCAAGCGGGCAGCGGTGTTGCCAGCAGGGACGCCTGGGACCGGAGGAAGCAGCCCGCCAGTGGGTGGCAGGCCAGACGCAAGCCGCTTCTCGGTGGTGGATATGGCGGCGCTGGGCGGGGTGCTGAGCGCGCTGCTCCTTCTGGCTCTCATCGCCCTCATAGTCCTCGTCCACAAGCACTACGGCCACCGACTCAAGTGCTGCTGTGGCAAAGCGCTGGTGAGGCCCTCGGGGTGGGGGAAAGGACAGGAGAGAGGACGGGGGGCGGTGGAGAAGCGGCaggatggagagagaggcagCGTGGAGGCCGGGAGTCCATCCGGGAGATGCAGGGCAGAGGTGAGGAGGGACGGGGCATACACACCATAGCCCACAGAtggggggaagggcagagagaggcagagcgTCTAGCCACCTGTCTCTGGGGGAACAGGGGTGGTCTGAGCCCAGGCCTGGTCTGGTTGATTGCTGGTTCCCGCCTGCCCCCCAGGAGCCCCAGCCCCAAGGCTTTGACAACCAGGCCTTCCTCAACAACCCCGACGAGGCCAGCTGGGCGCCGGCTCCTAGCCCCTCATCCAGTCCCGTCCCGCCGGCTCCCCCAGAGCCTGCACCCCCAGAACCCAAGCCCCCCAGCCCGGAGACCCTCCGCCGAGTCGCCGAGTCCCCTACGGTGGCCCTGGATGGGGACGGCCCGGCCGCTGTGA
- the CDHR5 gene encoding cadherin-related family member 5 isoform X2 — translation MVTWALLLPLLVAVAQAQGTGGSGRGAGWQAGAWQAPTLPLQLPVCSVEKNSFEVSENTSPGQLLLNITVPEGQQVTLGPSPTRFAFRIQGTQLFLNVTPDYEENSMLEAVLECKRDDTVVTSLRVFVSVLDVNDNPPRFPFVVKVQRVPEDTKVNAVVIPETELKAQDLDKDDVLFYTLQEATPGASGFFSLVGANRPELRLDRSLDFDRWPNMTFQLLVRVSRPLPPSSRTPTAPPEPLQPQAPRPDGRAAVLQDTREENVEPSHTATATLVLEVRPADLRAPWFLPCTYSDGFVCVEAQYHGAVPTGHTLSGPLILHPGPIYAVDGDRGIHQPIVYSIIRGNEDGSFSIDANTGNLTMTKSIPSPKTFLLLVKGEQADHARYSVTQVTVEAQAASGSPPRFPQSLYRGTVALGSGDLNSAITYRVTNNSNFRMDGEAMLTDASLVHAGVFYAEVEARNTVTSGTATTVVEVQVSEQEPAPTGPPPSPETAGTTGASSGTTSEAPRPPEPSWGSSTTSSGGDSSPRPSSGTTLRPPASSMPGGPPSAGTSPSSPSASPSGGSAQTSKPGTSLPMSPGPSRTTRPTGLACSSGVPSLPQAGPGVLAVGQQAGSGVASRDAWDRRKQPASGWQARRKPLLGGGYGGAGRGAERAAPSGSHRPHSPRPQALRPPTQVLLWQSAGEALGVGERTGERTGGGGEAAGWRERQRGGRESIREMQGRGEEGRGIHTIAHRWGEGQREAERLATCLWGNRGGLSPGLVWLIAGSRLPPRSPSPKALTTRPSSTTPTRPAGRRLLAPHPVPSRRLPQSLHPQNPSPPARRPSAESPSPLRWPWMGTARPL, via the exons ATGGTGACTTGGGCCCTACTGCTTCCTCTGCTCGTGGCCGTGGCCCAGGCCCAGGGTACTGGGGGCAGtggcagaggggcggggtggcAGGCAGGGGCCTGGCAGGCACCGACCCTTCCTCTCCAACTTCCAGTCTGCTCTGTGGAAAAGAACTCCTTCGAAGTCAGTGAGAACACGAGTCCCGGGCAGCTACTCCTCaacatcaccgtccctgagggcCAGCAGGTGACCCTCGGACCCTCGCCCACCCGCTTCGCATTTCGGATCCAGGGGACTCAGCTGTTTCTCAATGTGACCCCGGACTACGAG GAGAACTCAATGCTGGAAGCAGTCCTGGAGTGCAAGAGGGATGACACTGTG gtgaCCAGCCTGAGGGTGTTTGTGTCAGTGCTGGATGTCAACGACAACCCGCCCAGGTTCCCCTTTGTAGTCAAGGTCCAAAGGGTGCCAGAG GACACTAAAGTGAATGCCGTCGTCATCCCCGAGACAGAGCTGAAGGCCCAGGACCTCGACAAAGATGACGTCCTGTTCTACACCCTCCAGGAAGCGACCCCG GGTGCCAGCGGCTTCTTCTCTTTGGTGGGTGCGAACCGCCCAGAGCTGCGGCTGGACCGGTCACTGGACTTCGACAGGTGGCCGAACATGACCTTCCAACTGCTGGTCCGGGTGAGCAGGCCACTCCCGCCCTCATCCCGGACGCCCACGGCCCCACCCGAGCCGCTCCAGCCACAGGCCCCCAGGCCTGACGGCAGGGCTGCGGTGCTGCAGGACACGCGAGAGGAGAACGTGGAGCCCAGCCACACGGCCACAGCCACCTTGGTCCTGGAGGTGCGGCCCGCCGACCTGCGGGCCCCCTGGTTCCTGCCCTGCACGTACTCTGACGGTTTTGTCTGCGTCGAAGCCCAATACCACGGGGCTGTGCCCACAGGCCACACACTG TCAGGACCCCTCATCCTGCATCCTGGGCCCATCTACGCCGTGGACGGGGACCGGGGCATCCATCAGCCCATTGTGTACAGCATCATCAGGG GAAACGAGGATGGCTCGTTCTCCATTGATGCCAACACAGGCAACCTCACCATGACCAAGAGCATCCCCAGCCCCAAGACCTTCCTTCTGCTGGTCAAG GGCGAGCAGGCGGATCACGCCAGGTACTCGGTGACCCAGGTCACGGTGGAGGCCCAGGCCGCCAGCGGGAGCCCGCCCCGCTTCCCCCAGAGCCTGTACCGCGGCACCGTGGCGCTCGGCTCTGGG GACCTCAACTCGGCCATCACGTATCGGGTCACCAACAACTCTAACTTCCGGATGGACGGGGAGGCCATGCTGACTGACGCTTCGCTGGTGCACGCCGGGGTCTTCTACGCAGAG GTTGAGGCCAGGAACACGGTGACCTCAGGCACAGCGACCACGGTCGTGGAGGTTCAAGTCTCAGAACAGGAACCCGCCCCCACAG gCCCCCCCCCGTCCCCAGAGACAGCAGGAACAACCGGAGCCTCCAGCGGCACCACGTCGGAAGCCCCTCGGCCCCCTGAGCCCTCTTGGGGGTCCTCCACGACCAGCTCTGGGGGCGACAGCAGCCCGCGCCCCTCCTCAGGCACAACTCTGAGGCCTCCGGCCTCCTCCATGCCTGGGGGGCCCCCCAGTGCGGGAACCAGCCCCTCCTCGCCGTCAGCCTCACCCAGTGGGGGCTCAGCACAGACCTCAAAGCCAGGAACCTCTCTGCCAATGTCCCCTGGACCCAGCAGGACCACCCGGCCTACAG GCCTAGCCTGCTCTTCGGGTGTCCCGAGCTTGCCCCAGGCTGGCCCGGGAGTGCTTGCGGTGGGACAGCAAGCGGGCAGCGGTGTTGCCAGCAGGGACGCCTGGGACCGGAGGAAGCAGCCCGCCAGTGGGTGGCAGGCCAGACGCAAGCCGCTTCTCGGTGGTGGATATGGCGGCGCTGGGCGGGGTGCTGAGCGCGCTGCTCCTTCTGGCTCTCATCGCCCTCATAGTCCTCGTCCACAAGCACTACGGCCACCGACTCAAGTGCTGCTGTGGCAAAGCGCTGGTGAGGCCCTCGGGGTGGGGGAAAGGACAGGAGAGAGGACGGGGGGCGGTGGAGAAGCGGCaggatggagagagaggcagCGTGGAGGCCGGGAGTCCATCCGGGAGATGCAGGGCAGAGGTGAGGAGGGACGGGGCATACACACCATAGCCCACAGAtggggggaagggcagagagaggcagagcgTCTAGCCACCTGTCTCTGGGGGAACAGGGGTGGTCTGAGCCCAGGCCTGGTCTGGTTGATTGCTGGTTCCCGCCTGCCCCCCAGGAGCCCCAGCCCCAAGGCTTTGACAACCAGGCCTTCCTCAACAACCCCGACGAGGCCAGCTGGGCGCCGGCTCCTAGCCCCTCATCCAGTCCCGTCCCGCCGGCTCCCCCAGAGCCTGCACCCCCAGAACCCAAGCCCCCCAGCCCGGAGACCCTCCGCCGAGTCGCCGAGTCCCCTACGGTGGCCCTGGATGGGGACGGCCCGGCCGCTGTGA
- the CDHR5 gene encoding cadherin-related family member 5 isoform X3: protein MVTWALLLPLLVAVAQAQVCSVEKNSFEVSENTSPGQLLLNITVPEGQQVTLGPSPTRFAFRIQGTQLFLNVTPDYEENSMLEAVLECKRDDTVVTSLRVFVSVLDVNDNPPRFPFVVKVQRVPEDTKVNAVVIPETELKAQDLDKDDVLFYTLQEATPGASGFFSLVGANRPELRLDRSLDFDRWPNMTFQLLVRVSRPLPPSSRTPTAPPEPLQPQAPRPDGRAAVLQDTREENVEPSHTATATLVLEVRPADLRAPWFLPCTYSDGFVCVEAQYHGAVPTGHTLSGPLILHPGPIYAVDGDRGIHQPIVYSIIRGNEDGSFSIDANTGNLTMTKSIPSPKTFLLLVKGEQADHARYSVTQVTVEAQAASGSPPRFPQSLYRGTVALGSGVGVAIKDAAAPSQALRIRAQDPEFPDLNSAITYRVTNNSNFRMDGEAMLTDASLVHAGVFYAEVEARNTVTSGTATTVVEVQVSEQEPAPTGPPPSPETAGTTGASSGTTSEAPRPPEPSWGSSTTSSGGDSSPRPSSGTTLRPPASSMPGGPPSAGTSPSSPSASPSGGSAQTSKPGTSLPMSPGPSRTTRPTGLACSSGVPSLPQAGPGVLAVGQQAGSGVASRDAWDRRKQPASGWQARRKPLLGGGYGGAGRGAERAAPSGSHRPHSPRPQALRPPTQVLLWQSAGEALGVGERTGERTGGGGEAAGWRERQRGGRESIREMQGRGEEGRGIHTIAHRWGEGQREAERLATCLWGNRGGLSPGLVWLIAGSRLPPRSPSPKALTTRPSSTTPTRPAGRRLLAPHPVPSRRLPQSLHPQNPSPPARRPSAESPSPLRWPWMGTARPL, encoded by the exons ATGGTGACTTGGGCCCTACTGCTTCCTCTGCTCGTGGCCGTGGCCCAGGCCCAGG TCTGCTCTGTGGAAAAGAACTCCTTCGAAGTCAGTGAGAACACGAGTCCCGGGCAGCTACTCCTCaacatcaccgtccctgagggcCAGCAGGTGACCCTCGGACCCTCGCCCACCCGCTTCGCATTTCGGATCCAGGGGACTCAGCTGTTTCTCAATGTGACCCCGGACTACGAG GAGAACTCAATGCTGGAAGCAGTCCTGGAGTGCAAGAGGGATGACACTGTG gtgaCCAGCCTGAGGGTGTTTGTGTCAGTGCTGGATGTCAACGACAACCCGCCCAGGTTCCCCTTTGTAGTCAAGGTCCAAAGGGTGCCAGAG GACACTAAAGTGAATGCCGTCGTCATCCCCGAGACAGAGCTGAAGGCCCAGGACCTCGACAAAGATGACGTCCTGTTCTACACCCTCCAGGAAGCGACCCCG GGTGCCAGCGGCTTCTTCTCTTTGGTGGGTGCGAACCGCCCAGAGCTGCGGCTGGACCGGTCACTGGACTTCGACAGGTGGCCGAACATGACCTTCCAACTGCTGGTCCGGGTGAGCAGGCCACTCCCGCCCTCATCCCGGACGCCCACGGCCCCACCCGAGCCGCTCCAGCCACAGGCCCCCAGGCCTGACGGCAGGGCTGCGGTGCTGCAGGACACGCGAGAGGAGAACGTGGAGCCCAGCCACACGGCCACAGCCACCTTGGTCCTGGAGGTGCGGCCCGCCGACCTGCGGGCCCCCTGGTTCCTGCCCTGCACGTACTCTGACGGTTTTGTCTGCGTCGAAGCCCAATACCACGGGGCTGTGCCCACAGGCCACACACTG TCAGGACCCCTCATCCTGCATCCTGGGCCCATCTACGCCGTGGACGGGGACCGGGGCATCCATCAGCCCATTGTGTACAGCATCATCAGGG GAAACGAGGATGGCTCGTTCTCCATTGATGCCAACACAGGCAACCTCACCATGACCAAGAGCATCCCCAGCCCCAAGACCTTCCTTCTGCTGGTCAAG GGCGAGCAGGCGGATCACGCCAGGTACTCGGTGACCCAGGTCACGGTGGAGGCCCAGGCCGCCAGCGGGAGCCCGCCCCGCTTCCCCCAGAGCCTGTACCGCGGCACCGTGGCGCTCGGCTCTGGGGTAGGCGTGGCCATCAAGGATGCAGCTGCCCCCTCCCAGGCTCTGAGGATCCGGGCCCAGGATCCTGAGTTCCCA GACCTCAACTCGGCCATCACGTATCGGGTCACCAACAACTCTAACTTCCGGATGGACGGGGAGGCCATGCTGACTGACGCTTCGCTGGTGCACGCCGGGGTCTTCTACGCAGAG GTTGAGGCCAGGAACACGGTGACCTCAGGCACAGCGACCACGGTCGTGGAGGTTCAAGTCTCAGAACAGGAACCCGCCCCCACAG gCCCCCCCCCGTCCCCAGAGACAGCAGGAACAACCGGAGCCTCCAGCGGCACCACGTCGGAAGCCCCTCGGCCCCCTGAGCCCTCTTGGGGGTCCTCCACGACCAGCTCTGGGGGCGACAGCAGCCCGCGCCCCTCCTCAGGCACAACTCTGAGGCCTCCGGCCTCCTCCATGCCTGGGGGGCCCCCCAGTGCGGGAACCAGCCCCTCCTCGCCGTCAGCCTCACCCAGTGGGGGCTCAGCACAGACCTCAAAGCCAGGAACCTCTCTGCCAATGTCCCCTGGACCCAGCAGGACCACCCGGCCTACAG GCCTAGCCTGCTCTTCGGGTGTCCCGAGCTTGCCCCAGGCTGGCCCGGGAGTGCTTGCGGTGGGACAGCAAGCGGGCAGCGGTGTTGCCAGCAGGGACGCCTGGGACCGGAGGAAGCAGCCCGCCAGTGGGTGGCAGGCCAGACGCAAGCCGCTTCTCGGTGGTGGATATGGCGGCGCTGGGCGGGGTGCTGAGCGCGCTGCTCCTTCTGGCTCTCATCGCCCTCATAGTCCTCGTCCACAAGCACTACGGCCACCGACTCAAGTGCTGCTGTGGCAAAGCGCTGGTGAGGCCCTCGGGGTGGGGGAAAGGACAGGAGAGAGGACGGGGGGCGGTGGAGAAGCGGCaggatggagagagaggcagCGTGGAGGCCGGGAGTCCATCCGGGAGATGCAGGGCAGAGGTGAGGAGGGACGGGGCATACACACCATAGCCCACAGAtggggggaagggcagagagaggcagagcgTCTAGCCACCTGTCTCTGGGGGAACAGGGGTGGTCTGAGCCCAGGCCTGGTCTGGTTGATTGCTGGTTCCCGCCTGCCCCCCAGGAGCCCCAGCCCCAAGGCTTTGACAACCAGGCCTTCCTCAACAACCCCGACGAGGCCAGCTGGGCGCCGGCTCCTAGCCCCTCATCCAGTCCCGTCCCGCCGGCTCCCCCAGAGCCTGCACCCCCAGAACCCAAGCCCCCCAGCCCGGAGACCCTCCGCCGAGTCGCCGAGTCCCCTACGGTGGCCCTGGATGGGGACGGCCCGGCCGCTGTGA